A window of Micromonospora sp. WMMC415 genomic DNA:
ACGAGGTCGAGCTGGCCAGCCGGGGCGGCAAGTCGATGACGCGCTACTTCCCCGAGGTGGTCGAGCAGGCCCGCCGGCAGCTGCCCGAGCGCTGCGCGGTCGACGGCGAGCTGATCGTGATCCGGCGCGACGGGCCCGGTGGTCAGCCCCGGCTCGACTTCGAGCTGCTGGCCCAGCGCATCCACCCGGCCGCGTCCCGGGTGAAGCTGCTGGCCGAGACCACCCCCGCCGACTTCGTCGCGTTCGACCTGCTCGCTCTCGACGACGAGACGTTCCTCGACCTGCCCTACCCGCAGCGCCGGGCCCGGCTCGAGGCGGCGCTGGCCGGGGTCCGGCCGCCGGTGCACGTCACCCAGATCACCACCGATCCGCAGACGGCCCACCGCTGGTTCGACCTGTTCGAGGGCGCCGGGCTCGACGGGTTGATCGCGAAGCCGGCCGACCTGCCCTACGAACCGGGCAAGCGGCTGATGTTCAAGGTCAAGCACGCGCGCACCGCCGACACCGTGGTGGCGGGTTTCCGCTGGCACAAGTCCGGCCCGGTGGTCGGCTCGCTCCTGCTCGGCCTCTACGACGACGAGGGCGTGCTGCACCACATCGGGGTGAGCGCGTCGTTCACCATGGCCCGGCGCGAGGAGCTGCTGACGGAGCTCGAGCCGTACCGGGACGGTGGCGCGGACCATCCGTGGGTGCACGGCGACCACGAGCGCGGGCAGCGCATCCCGGGTGGGGTCAGCCGCTGGACCGGCGGGAAGAACCTGGAGTGGGAGCCGCTGCGTCCCGAGCTCGTCGTCGAGGTGGGCTACGACGCGATGGAGGGTGACCGGTTCCGCCACACCGCCCGCTTCGTCCGGTGGCGGCCGGACCGGGACCCCCGCTCCTGCCGCTACGACCAGCTCGACCGTCCAGTCCGTTTCGACGTCGACCAGGTGCTGCGCGGCGACCCGGCGAGCGTCGGCCCCGCGTCCGGGCCGGCCTGATCCCGATCACGAAAGGCGCGCTCGTGTTCCGCACTTCCGCCCGCCGGCCAGGAGTCCGTCCGGAACGAGGTTCCGGACGCTCTCCGGCGCTGGCCGGCCTGGTCGCCGCCATCCTGGTCGCCGCCGGCTGCACCGTGCCGGCGTTCGCCCCGCGCACCGACGTCGGGGGTGAGGCGGCGGCCCCGGGCGCCGCCGCGACCTGGCGGGCCTGCCCGGAGGTGGCCGAGGAGCTGGTCGGCCGTACGGCGCCGGGCATGCGCTACGAGTGCGCCCGCGTGGCCGTGCCGCGCAACTGGGGTGGTGGCACCGGCGCCACCTCCGGCCCGGGCGCCGGGGAGACGTTCGAGATCGCGCTGCTGCGGGCTCGGTCGACCAAACAGCGGGACCGGATCGGCTCGCTGCTGATCAACCCGGGCGGTCCCGGCGGCTCGGGCGTCGACACCGCCGTCTACCTGTCCTTCGGAGCGGCGCTCGGCGGGCTGCCCGCCTCGATCACCGACCGCTTCGACATCGTCGGCTTCGACCCGCGCGGCGTCGCCCGCTCCAGCCCGGTGGAGTGCATCTCCGACAAGGACCTCGACGCGAGCTTCGGCTACGACCCCGATCCGGAGAGCCAGGCGGCGTTCGACGGCTTCGTCACGCTCAACCAGCGCATCGGGCGCGGCTGCGGGGAGCGGTACGGTAACCAGTTGCCGCTGTACGGCACCGAGCAGGCCGCCCGCGACATGGACGCGATCCGGGCGGCGGTGGGCGACGAGAAGCTGACCTACCTGGGCTACTCGTACGGCACGCTGCTCGGCGCCACGTACGCCCAACTCCACCCCCAGCGGGTCCGGGCGCTGGTGCTCGACGGAGCGGTCGACCCGCGAATGGGTCTGATCGCGTCCTCGGAGAGCCAGGCCAAGGGCTTCGAGCGGGCGTTCGACAACTTCTCGCGGTGGTGCGCGGCCAACGCCGGCCGCTGCCCGATCGCGCCCGATGCCCGCGCGGCCGTCACGTCGGCCATCGACAAGGCGCGGGTCTCCCCCGTCCGGGGTGACGGCGGCCGGGAGGCGACGCCGGGGTGGATCTTCTACGCGGTGGTCTCCTCGCTCTACACCGAGGCGGGCTGGCAGGAGCTGGCCGGGGCGATCGAAGAGTTGGAGGACGGCGATCCGACCGACGTGTTCCGCCTCGCCGACGCGTACGCGGGCCGGGAACCCGACGGCACGTACTCGAACCTGTTCGACGCCAACCTCGCGGTGAACTGCGCCGACGAGGAGGAGAAGCCGAGCCGGGAGCAGATCCGGCAGCTCCAGACGCGGTGGCGCCAGGCGTACCCGCTGTTCGGCCCGGCGCTCGCCGTCGGCATGCTCACCTGCGCCGAGTGGCCCGGCGGGCGCGACCCGTACCCGACCGGGCGGGCGGAGGGCGCGCCGCCGATCCTCGTCGTCGGCACCACCGGGGACCCGGCGACCCCGTACGAGCAGACGCCGGCGCTCGCCGGGATGCTGGGCGTGGGCCGGGTGCTGACCTGGGAGGGCGAGGGGCACACCGCCTACCCGCAGACGTCCTGCGTCACCGCGGCGGTCGACGCTTACCTGATCTCGTTGACCGTTCCCAGGGAGGGGCTTCGCTGCCCGGCCCGCTGACCGGCTGCTCCGGCGGCAGGTCGGGCAGTTCGATGCCGTGCCGCGCGGCGATCTCCTCCAGCAGCGCCCGCATCCGGCGTACGTCCGCCTTGAGCTGCTCCTGCTCGTCGTGCTCGAACGCGTCGTCGTCCACGATGAGTCGGCTGGCGAAGTGGGCGGTGATCAGCGGGATGACCAACAGCACCATGGTGGAGATGAGCAGCGCGGCGAGGGTCCGTCCCGCCCAGGTGGTCGGTGAGATGTCGCCGTAGCCGACGGTGGAGGCGGTCACCACCGCCCACCACACCGCGTCGGCGGGGCTTCGGTTCTCCACCTCGCCGTAGATGATGCCGGCGATCACGATCATCAGCAGGTACGACGCGATCAACGTCCGGGGTGAGTTCGCGAACCAGACCAGCCCCCGGTAGATCCACCGGAACGGCAGCAGGAGGACGTCCATGGGGCATCATGCTGCCCGCTACCCGCAACCACCGCTCACACATCCGCCGGCGTCCCTGTGTCAGGCTCGGCGGCATGATCTTCCGTGAAGCCGTCCGGGCCGATCTGCCCGCCGTCATCGCCCTGCTCGCCGACGACGTGCTCGGCCGGACACGGGACCACACCGAGGTCGACGAACGGTACGAGCGCGCCTTCGCCGACATCACCGCCGACCCGCGCAACCAGCTCATCGTCGCCGACGCCGGCGGTGAGCTGCTCGGCTGCATGCAGCTCACCTACATCCCGGGGCTGGGCCGGCACGGCACCGAGCGGCAGCTCGTCGAGGCGGTCCGTGTCCGCTCCGACCAGCGCGGGCGCGGGCTGGGCCGGCAGATGATGACCTGGGCGATCGACCAGGCGCGGGCCCGCGGCTGCGGGCTGGTCCAGCTCACCACCGACAAGTCCCGCCACGACGCGCACCGCTTCTACCTGGGCCTCGGCTTCGTGGCCAGTCACGAGGGCATGAAGCTACCGCTCTGACCCCACCCGGGGCGGTCGGCCGTCAGGCCGTCGACGCCGGCCGTTCATCCCGCGACCCGGGCCAGCGCAGGCCCGCTTCCTCGGCGGCGGCCCGGGCCCGCTCGACGAACCGCGACACGCTGCCGTCCAGCTCGGCCAGCTCGGCAGGACCGAGCAGCAGCACCGGCCCGCCGTCGGTCACGGCGAGCACGCAGGGCGTACGGCCCTCGCTCGCGGCGTGGATGTCGGCGTTGCGCTCGTTGAGGTGCACAAGCTGAACCGGAACGCCCAGGGTGGGGACGACGTCCCGCCATTCCCGCTTCGGCCCGAAGCCGCG
This region includes:
- a CDS encoding ATP-dependent DNA ligase; translated protein: MKLPITPPVEPMLAKSVPRVPTAPGMTYEPKWDGFRCIVFRDGDEVELASRGGKSMTRYFPEVVEQARRQLPERCAVDGELIVIRRDGPGGQPRLDFELLAQRIHPAASRVKLLAETTPADFVAFDLLALDDETFLDLPYPQRRARLEAALAGVRPPVHVTQITTDPQTAHRWFDLFEGAGLDGLIAKPADLPYEPGKRLMFKVKHARTADTVVAGFRWHKSGPVVGSLLLGLYDDEGVLHHIGVSASFTMARREELLTELEPYRDGGADHPWVHGDHERGQRIPGGVSRWTGGKNLEWEPLRPELVVEVGYDAMEGDRFRHTARFVRWRPDRDPRSCRYDQLDRPVRFDVDQVLRGDPASVGPASGPA
- a CDS encoding alpha/beta hydrolase; protein product: MAGLVAAILVAAGCTVPAFAPRTDVGGEAAAPGAAATWRACPEVAEELVGRTAPGMRYECARVAVPRNWGGGTGATSGPGAGETFEIALLRARSTKQRDRIGSLLINPGGPGGSGVDTAVYLSFGAALGGLPASITDRFDIVGFDPRGVARSSPVECISDKDLDASFGYDPDPESQAAFDGFVTLNQRIGRGCGERYGNQLPLYGTEQAARDMDAIRAAVGDEKLTYLGYSYGTLLGATYAQLHPQRVRALVLDGAVDPRMGLIASSESQAKGFERAFDNFSRWCAANAGRCPIAPDARAAVTSAIDKARVSPVRGDGGREATPGWIFYAVVSSLYTEAGWQELAGAIEELEDGDPTDVFRLADAYAGREPDGTYSNLFDANLAVNCADEEEKPSREQIRQLQTRWRQAYPLFGPALAVGMLTCAEWPGGRDPYPTGRAEGAPPILVVGTTGDPATPYEQTPALAGMLGVGRVLTWEGEGHTAYPQTSCVTAAVDAYLISLTVPREGLRCPAR
- a CDS encoding potassium channel family protein; the encoded protein is MDVLLLPFRWIYRGLVWFANSPRTLIASYLLMIVIAGIIYGEVENRSPADAVWWAVVTASTVGYGDISPTTWAGRTLAALLISTMVLLVIPLITAHFASRLIVDDDAFEHDEQEQLKADVRRMRALLEEIAARHGIELPDLPPEQPVSGPGSEAPPWERSTRSGKRRPPR
- a CDS encoding GNAT family N-acetyltransferase, with protein sequence MIFREAVRADLPAVIALLADDVLGRTRDHTEVDERYERAFADITADPRNQLIVADAGGELLGCMQLTYIPGLGRHGTERQLVEAVRVRSDQRGRGLGRQMMTWAIDQARARGCGLVQLTTDKSRHDAHRFYLGLGFVASHEGMKLPL